The genomic stretch CATGTCTCTTTTTCGGCATGATCACCCAAGCAAATAAGCTGTAAAGCCACATGTACGGGATAAACGATTTACAAAGGTTACCCATCGCAATCAAGAACCGCGAGCGGAAATTCATTTTTGTAACCGCGCCGCCCAAAGTCATAGAAGCCACACGATCAGGATAAAGCTCTGCGATCGTTTGAATAAGAATCGTGCCTAAAGAGATGCCTACAAAGTGGGCTTTTTGAATCTTTAGATGATCCATAACCTCGAGCACATCAAGGCTGACCTCTTTAAACGAATATTTTTTCAATAAAAATTTATCGGATTGTGATTTGCCGTGACCTCTTAAGTCTACAAGCAAAATATTAAAATGTTGTTTAAATTCTCTTAGCTGTTTATACCATATGGATGAACTGCCCCCAGCTCCATGGACAAAAATCACCCATTGATGATTTTTTTCGTGTGTATACGTTTTGTAATGAAGCAACAAGTACTCCTCCTAGTGGTTCAAACATTCTGTAAATTTTCCAGCCTTCATTTTAACATAAATTCTTATATTTTGTACCCGTTTCCACGGAAAAGAATGTGTACAAACTGGAAACATAACCACAATGTATTTATACTGTAACTATATAAACGAAGTAATCGTCAGGAGGTTTCACAAAATGGCTAAAGAAAGTTCATTTGATATCGTTTCACAAGTAGATCTATCAGAAGTAGACAACGCAATTAATATCGCAACAAAAGAAATTACAACTCGTTATGATTTTAAGGGTAGTAAAAGTGAGATTACATTAGACAAATCGAGTGAAGAGCTCGTACTCGTTTCAGATGACGAGTACAAGTTAGAGCAGTTAAAAGACGTATTGATCACAAAGCTGATCAAACGCGGCGTGCCAACGAAAAACTTGGATTACAGCAAAATTGAGCAAGCTTCAGGCGGAACTGTTCGCCAACGCGCAAAGCTTGTAACCGGAATCGATAAAGATAACGCTAAGAAAATCAATGTGTTGATCAAGAATTCTGGACTAAAAGTAAAAAGCCAAGTTCAAGATGATCAAGTTCGTGTAACAGCAAAGAGCCGAGACGACCTTCAGCAGATTATTGCGCTTGTTAGAGAAGCAAACCTGCCGATTGACGTTCAGTTTATCAATTACAGATAACAAACTACTAACAAAAAAGGATGACTCAAAAGCAACTAGCTCTTGGGTCATCCTCTTTTTAAACCGATTTCTTCTGATCCGGTGAATCGAGCAGTTTCATCTGTTCGAGTTCAATCCTCATCTTTTGGGTTTCGATCACATAGTTGTCATGCTTTAAACGTTCCAGTTCTATCTCATCTTGTAGCATCTTATGTTTAAGTTTCGTCTGTTGTTGAAAATGACCTAGTACGATTGCAATAATGGGAATTGAGAATATCATAATGACTGTAATCAATCCTGTCATAGTATTCCTCCTAGAAATTATTACCTTCTATCCCAATAATAACAAATTCCTATGCTGTTCGTACAGGCTAAACGTTAAGCTGTTTTCGTCAACTTTCGCACTTTCTTAGATCAGATGCACTTAAGAAACGGCTTTTTTTACACCGTTTTTAATGATTTCCTCTGACACCCTTGCCAATTCTTTTGCATCTTGATGTTGTTCAGGATAAATCGGTGGATGAACAGTAAGGTGTACGTCCGCTGGCTTAATCCAGAACTTTTGTTGTTCCATAATTTTATATGAGCCGTTGATCGTAACAGGTATGATTGGTACTCCAGATTTAGTGGCCAGTTTAAAACTTCCGGCTTTAAACTCTGACATATCGTCGCCTTTACTTCTTGTTCCTTCAGGAAAAATTACAAGAGAAGTTCCAGTCTTCAACAGTTTAGCTCCCTCGTTGATCGCTTGCACAGACTGTCTGACATTTTTACGGTCCATGAATAAGCAATTCAACTGCTCCATCCACGTCCCGATAAACGGCATCTTCTTTACCTCAATCTTCGAGATAAACGCTTTCGGCTTCTGGATATAGCCTAAAAGAATCGGAATATCGAAGTTACCTTGGTGATTGCTGACAAAAAGAACAGCGGTATCTTTCGGAATATGTTCCTCACCACTAACGGTTACACGCGTTCCACTAAGTTTAACGAGCGAAGTTGACCACTCTTTTACTTTCTGGTCAACCAACCGGTCACGCTCTTCAATCTTTCCGGCTTCATAAAACTTTTTCACACGGTTTAATGAAGGAATCAACTTTAATAAAATTCCCCAAAAATAAATAAACCAAATAATCGTTCTCAACACATTTCCCCCACTTTATATGATGATTAATTTTCCATACTCTCGAGATGGCTGGCTTCTTAGTGCTGCTTCTGGAAAAATAAACGTCCATGGCATACTTGTTTCAGGAGGAACTTCCAATGTATAACGGGAATCCATATCACCGATCGTATGCTCCTCTTCTTCATACAGCACTTTTTTGCCGACTAAAGAGAAGGGCTCTGTCGAATAATTATTTACAAGCACAGTCACTAAAAATTCTTTTTTATGGTTATAAGCTGTTTTCAAAATCACAGCCTGCTGTCTCTTATCTTCTACTGAATGCAACTTAGAAAAGACTCGTTCTATCTCGTCTCTGTCTTGGCGGGCTATAGTCTTGTCCCACGCTGATTCAAACTCCAGTTTTTGCAAGAATATCCCCTCCTTTGAACCATATTATCATATTTTATAGCATACCACTGTATTTCAAACAATAAGCCGCAGGAGCTCAGTCACTCCGCGGCTTCATTTTCTTATATATAGTTATTCAAAAACAGAACTTGCCGCTTCGATGAGCTTCGTTTTCTCCGCTTTTCTGTCTGTATCTTCCTTTATTAAGTACTCCATTCTATAGAATAAGCCATCCTTTTTCCAAGCAAGGATAGGAAGATCATTACTTCCTGAAAAATAAGCATCCGTGCCATCACTAAGCTCAACTTCATCTTTTGTTTCTAATTTCTCGGTTTTCGGGAGAAAGTTAGATACTCTATAAGCTAAATAAACATTCTGCCCTTGTTGTTCCGGATAAAAAACGGAGTCGACCAATATATTTCGTTTTTCACCCCAATCGGAGATCTGATAAGTTGAAAGAGCGACTTTAAACGGCAATCGATCAGGCAGTTCCAGTGGGAACGGAACGGCTTTTAGGGTTTCTTTCTTAGATACTTGATCGTAATAACGAGGATAAGCGCCTTTTGGGTGATCTTGCAGCGTTAAGTTTTTATCGTTCAGCGTTCTTTTTTCTTCACTCGAACAGCCAGCAAGTAAAACGGCTATGATTACTACTACGAACCAACCCCACTTTTTCACGCTCTTCACCTGCTTTTCTTATTTTTTCAAGAAAGATGAAACCTTTACACGCCAGTTGTGATTGCACGTTGCTTGTATCGTACCTCTAATCAAAATATAGTTTGCCATCAGTTCAGACATATCAATCGGAATATCCTTCACCACACGTTTTCCCTTAAACATAGGATAATCACCGCCTCCACCTGCACGATAATTGTTCATCACTACCTCGTATAAGGAGTCGTTTTCGATCTGTTTTTCTTTGTACATCAAAGTCACAATACGGTCTCCGATCGGCTTCGACAGGTCGATCGTGTAATCGACACCTTCCCACATGTCGTAGTTGTAGTGCTGAGGCTTTGGAATTGAAAACGCTGGATTGATTATCGGAGCACCCTCTTCGTTCACAGAAAAATAAGAAGCTGACCGTTCAAGTGCATCCTTTATATCTCGTCCTGTAATCTCGATTACTTTTAACGTGTTTGGGTACACATAATTTGAAACGATATCGCGCATCGTTATATGTTTTGAGAATCCTTTGGAATGATCATCGAATAGAGCAGTACTTGAAATATCTACACCTGCCGCTTCCATCTGCACTTTATTAATGAATTCAATAAACGGATGATCTACTAGCCTCGTTAACATCGGATCAGTAATCGTCATGTCTCCGTCTACTTGTCCTAAAGCTTGATCCAGCCAATTCTGTGTTTCACTCTCATAAGGCTGAATAAGATTCAGGACCTGTTGATCAGGTTCATAGTCACTCGCAGAAATCAGTTTTGCTTCTTTATTCTTCACTTTCCATGAATTACCTTCACCATGGACCTTTACTTCTACATAGCCTAGCTCAGTTCCTTGTGTTCCAGGTTGAATGATCGTCACTCCATTCACTTCACCTTCAAGTAACCGATGCTGATGACCGGTTAAAAGTACATCGATCCCTTCAACCTCCATACAGAGCTGATACGCTTGATTCTCTTTCGTGAGCGTTTCTGTCGGTTCTCCTGTTCCAATCTCTCTCTCGAATCCACCATGATAAGACACAATGATGACATCTGATTTCGACCGTAAATAAGGAACCCATTTCTTTGCCGTCTCTACCGCATCTAGAAAGGAAAGACCTTTAATATGCTCAGGATTCTCCCAGTTCGGTACATATTGTGTTGTTAATCCTAAGAGCGCTACTTTTATGCCACACTCAAATGTTTTGATTACATAAGGTTGTCCAAAAACAAGGTTCTCTGTTCCTTGGTGCACGATATTAGCCGAAAGCCAAGGGAATCTAGATTCTTCAATCGTCTTATATAGATACGGAAGACCATAATTAAACTCATGATTTCCTATTATCGCAGCATCATAGTTCAGTTCATTTAAAAGGTGAACCATTGGATTCATAGTGCTGGAATCTATTTTTGCGTGATAGTAAGTAAGTGGTGTTCCTTGGATGAGATCTCCATTATCAATGAGGAAGGTGTTGAAGTGGTTATACACGTTTTCTTTTATTAGTGCTGCAGTTTTTGCCAACCCTATTTCTGTTTTTTCATTATTAGCGTACGTTAACGGGAGAACATAGCCGTGAATATCGCTTGTCACATAAATATGAATGGATTGTTCCATGCCTTCTCCCCACCTTCTTTATTAATCGTTCATAACCTAAATTATACCACCAGTTTTTAACCCTAACTAAAAAAACTCTTTGATGATATTCGACAATATTTCCAGGGCAATAAATGTTATTCTACAAAAACTTGAAAAGAGCTACTAAGAATTAATTATTTTCATCCAACAAAATCTTTTTGCGAAATAATTGAAATTTTTTACAAGGAAATACGTCTGATATAACGAATAGTATTACTTTGTCGTTTTATAGAAAATAGGGGGATCTATCATCATGAATACGAATGTAAAAACAAAAAAGAAAAAGAAAAGAAATCAATCTAACTACAGAGCTTTATTACTTCCTTTTGTCGTCGTTTTGATCTTGATCGGGGCAGTGATCTGGAATAACGTCAGTCAAGAAACAAAGCTTCCAGATCCTGATTGGAGCCGCTCGATTAGCACACCGGCTCAATCCATTAGTGCTGAACCAACTGTTATAAAAAAAGAGAACCAATATTATGTCTACACCCATCAAAAAGACGGTTTACAGGTGACAACTTTAGATGAAAAGCTAAATCTAGTCTCTGAAAAAAAAGAGAATCTTGCCCTCGATGAAAGAGCGAACTATTGGACAAACGGAAAACAGATTGCCTTTATCTCTCGTGGTGAACTTTTTCTGTATGAAGACGGAAAACAAACAGTCATTGATAAAGATGTAGATCTTTTAGCTGATGCAAAAGATCGATTTGCTTACTCAAAAGGTAATGAAGTATTTGTTTACAATCCTGAAGATGAAAAGAGTCAATCTATCTTTACAGCTAAAGAAAAGCTATCAGAATTATCAGGTCACCCCGCATCTCAGTCATTTATCCTGACTGTTGGTGAAAAAGTAGAAATGGAAGCTTTTTATTTAAAAGAAGCTGACGGAAAATATAGCGCTCAATCTATTATCCGATACAGCAAAACACCGACAGATAAGATTTATAATTTCCGCTTTGCTGAAGCAGATGATCAGGTCCATTTTATGTATACCTTTTATTCTTCTAAGCAGGGAACGAAGACGTTTAAAACGTTTTACGGTGCGGCACCAAATGATCAGCTTACAGCAATTGATTTTAGCAATGTTAAATTATATAGCTCAGAGCTTGGTTATGAGATCGAGAACCCTTCTTACCAGCAATTGAACGTAGAAAACAACAAACCAATCATTCTATTTGCAGCGAAAGGTCCAATTTCGACAAAAAAAGAAGCGGGTAATATCTACAAAGCAACCTTGAATGCAGGGAAATGGGAAGCAACCAGAATCAGCACAACGAATGATTTCTCCATTTATCCGTTACAAGCTGATGAGAAGACGATTGCTTGGTTAAAAGCAGAATCTGTCAGTGATTATAGACTTTATTTAGCAAGCCAAGATTCAGAGATTAAGAGTGACAGTAAAAAAATGGGGAAACAAGATATATATACTGCCACGTTTGACGCGTTTACGGCTTTTGTTGTATCGTTCATCGCCATGACAAACGCATTTATTTGGGTAGTACCGTCTGTATTGTTTCTAGGAATTCTATATTTTGTACGGATCGATATTATTGAGGATGAAAAACCTTGGGCGAAATGGACGGCGATCGCACTTTTTGTGATTACACAGCTTTATGTCATTCAGTCTTTGTTCAACAACACATTTTATACGTTAGCGCCTCAGTACCTCACCTTTACTGGCAGCTCATTCATCATTCCTATGATTGTTTCCGCGATAGCACTTTGGGTGATGCAGGTTGCTAGAGATAAGGATTGGGGATTGTTTGCACAAGTCTCTTACTTTATCGGACTTACCGTATTGTTCGAACTCTTTGTTGTTGGGACGTATGTTTACTAAAGGCTTGTCCCTTAGTAATTTAGCGGATTGACAGGATAATCTGTCCAATTCACGAAATAATCTATCTGATTTATATTGCTGTGGTTTGCCAAGCTTACTAAGGAGATAGGGAGCTGAATGTATGATATATGTTGTTCGGCACGGAGAAACGGATTTAAACAAAGAAAAAAGGTTGCAAGGGAGATTAGGCTTCCCCTTAAATCAAATAGGTATCACACAAGCAGAACGTTTAAGAGAACAGCTTAAAAATATAAGATTTGATTATGTCTTTTCTTCTCCACAAGAACGAGCCATTCAGACAGCTGAGATAGCAACTGGGAGAAAGGTTAGTATCGACAGCAGACTTGACGTTTTTGACCTAGGAGAAGCAGATCAGTTGAAGAAAAGCGAAGTCATATTTGATGGATTTATTCCTGATTCTAATCGATACAAAAGAGTAGAAAATATCAATAGTTATGTAGAACGCGTTTTTAGCTTCTTACGCGAAATAGAAGTTAGTTATAAACCAGATATGCATATTCTCCTTTCTGGACATAGGTGTACAACAGGATGCATTGGAGCTTATTTTCAGGGAATCCCACAAGATAGAAATCTTTTAAAATACTCATCTGATAATGGACAGTATAAGACATATACATTTTAGAAATCTACACATCATGCACAGTAAAAAAGGACCCTGTTGAAGGGTCCTTTTAACGTTATCCTTATATGTTAATAAGCTCCCAAACTCTCAGGACTCGGATACACATATGGATCCTTAAGTGGCTTAATTTTTTCTAAAGACTCGACCTGCACTAACGGCAGACGGACCTTGTTTAGTTCTGTTTCGTCAATGGTCCCTGTAACGGTATACCATTCATCCGCTTTAAGTTTGGCAACTCCATCGCCTTCAATGATCGTTCCATAAACCACAGCATCTGCACTGCAGCAGTTCATCGAAAAGCGCGCAATAACGGCTTGATTCTCACTCATTCCGTCTTCTCGATACACGAACCCGGTAGTCTCGATTTCTTTTCCTTTGAACTTATCCAGGTAGATATCCAAAACAGTCATCGTATCGAGATAGTGATCAGATGTTACTTTCACTTTATCTTTCGCCAACTGTTCTTTCCCGAACTTTTTATAGTACGCCGTAACATCATACGTTTCGACCGGATTTTCTTCCTTTACGTTCTTTTCCATTTCTTTAATGTAACCTTCAGGGTCATCTAAATAAGCTTCCACATCAATATTTTGTGTTGTGGTTACTTTACCTTCTTCCGTTTTTTGAGCTGGTTTAGCATACAGTCCCGTTCCGTAACGAATGCCGCGCTTTTCGGCGACTGAGCTGTCCATCGCTTTTTCAGGGATCATGAATCCTGTAAGAAGAGGTATTACAAAGATCATATAGATAAAGAAATGCTTGAGCGGTTTTCCCTTTGGTGTATGATCTACACCGCATCCACATGCGTCATCATGCTGTTCATCGGATCGTCTAAAGAACTGCATCACACCTAAAATTCCTAAGATGCCGATCGCAAAATAGACGAAGATATGCATTTTTGGTGCTACATAATAATTCAGCTTCCCTGTTGTAATTAATCCAATTAGCAGAAGCATGAAACCAATTAAGATGATACCTCTTAAGTACGTATGAAAGTCACGACTCTCTTTGTTCATCATACCTTCCCTTCCTTTCTATACCACAAATTGATACACCATCGTTACAGCAAATACGGTCAGTGTTATTAACCCCATTAACACAAAAACAAAACGCGTTTTAAAATAAGCAAACATCATAAGCATGTTCTTCACATCAAGCATCGGTCCATAAACTAAGAACGCGATGATTGAACCTACTGTAAACGTACTTCCGAATGATGCGGCGATAAAAGCATCCGCCTCTGAACAAATGGATAGTAAGAAAGCGAGTCCCATCATCAACCCTGTTGATGACCACTCATTGCCACCAAGCTCCAATAGATCATTACGATTGATGAACACTTGGAACATACTCGCTAAGAACGCACCAAAAATAAGGAACTTCCCAGTATCAAAGAACTCGTCAGATGCGTGATACACCGTTTGCTTCCAGCGACTCATCGTTATACCATGTGAATGATCATGAGCACCGTGTTCTATGTGTGACCTGAGTTGATCTTTATTGCGAAAAATCCAATAAACAATCAATCCGATGATAATTGCGACAAGAAGGGCCAGTCCGATTCTGCCATAAACGACTGCCATATTGTTACGAAAAGCGTAAAAGGTGGATAAAATAACGACTGGATTTACAATTGGTACGGTTAACAAGAAAACCGTTCCGAGGTGAAGCGGAAGTCCTTTTTTGATCAAGCGTCTTACGACAGGTATGATGGCACATTCGCAGACAGGAAAGATGATTCCCATGAACAAAACGACTCCGATACCCAAAAATGGATTCTTAGGGATCAACCGCTGAATATGCTGTTCCGTTACAAACGTTTGAATTAGGGCCGAAACGAAAACTCCTAATAAGATAAAAGGAACGGCCTCTATTAATATACTTAAAAATACGGTGTTCACATGCATGATAGAACTCGGTAAGTTATCAAATACCGAATCATTTTTAATCTCTTCCATAAATAGAAAAGAAATAATAAAGATAGCTAGCAATAAAAGTCCTATCATTTCTTTTCTTATAACATCTCTTGTTGCAAGGTCCTTCATCGTCTAACGCTCCTCTACTCCATCTGTTTCATTTATTTGTATACTAGTTTAGTTAGGAAAGAAATCTAGTATCCCCGTTCAAATTTTATAGGAATGCACCCTATATTTAATCGTAATTATTACGCTTTGTAAAGAGCAAAAAAAGAAACCAAGGTAAATTACCCTTGGTTTGCTAAACGTTTATATAAAGCATGTGTCCCGCTATCCTCTTCACCCATCTCAGCAAGCTCGTCGTATAGCTTTTTCGCGAGTTGTAATCCTGGTGTCAATAATCCCATCTCTTCCGCTGATTTCAAAGCGATGTTCATATCTTTTATAAAATGTTTTACGTAAAAGCCAGGAGCAAAATCTCCTTTTAAAATTCTTGGTCCAAGATTGCTAAGGTTCCAGCTTCCTGCAGCACCAGATTCAATGCTTTTTAGCACGTTCTCTGGGTCTAATCCTGCTTTTTCTGCGTAAAGAATCGCTTCACAAACTCCCATCATTCCTGAGGCAATCGCGATTTGATTACACATTTTCGTATGCTGACCAGATCCAGCTTTTCCTTGATAAACAACGTTCGTACCCATTTTAGAGAAAATCGGCTCTATATCGTGGAATGCGGACTCTGAACCACCTACCATGATGGAAAGCTTGGCATCTCTCGCACCGATATCACCGCCAGAAACGGGTGCGTCAAGGGTTGCGATATTCCGTTCAGCTGCTGTGCGTTCTATTTTTTGTGCAAGCTGTGGGCTAGAAGTTGTCATATCGATTAAATAAGAACCTTCCTTGGCGTGAGCGACTAACCCTTCTGCACCTAGATAGACTTCTTCCACATCCTTCGGATAGCCGACCATCGTGATGATCACATCACAGTTTTGAGCGATTTCTTTTGGTGTGTCTGCCCAATTAGCTCCCTTTTCTAGAAGATCTTCTGCTTTTGCTTTCGTTCTCGTATAAACATGGACTGGATAACCTGCATTCATCAAGTGACCGGCCATGCTTTTTCCCATTACACCTGTTCCGATAAATCCAACACTTTGCAAATGTCCTCACTCCTTTCAACTATTATAACGAAGAATAACGAAAATAAAAAAGACACCGCTTATTAAGCGATGACCTCTCCTTGAAGAATGCGTTCGATCTTTAGTTGAGCTAGCTCATAATTCATATCAAGGTTCGTTAACATCGATAACATGTCATCATTTGAATGCCGTTTTAACAGTTGGTATAAGTTCGGCTTTCGTTTCTTGATCATCGTCATAATCTCAATAGTTGGCAACGTTCTGCCTGTTGGCTTAATACGTAAAAAAGAGCGGATGTATTGTGTGAAAGCGGGTATGGCCTCTACAGTGTCTGGTACTGTGTCTAATAGCTCCTGAAGCTTCAATAATGAATCAATCAGTTCTTTGTTTCTTTCCACGAATTCGTCCCTCATCTTTCTCCGAAATTGTGTTACTTTGTTAAACTTTCGCCTGTTTAGGCAATTCATTATAAATATCGGCTGTTTCATAGAAAGTTTAATGAGGGGTCTGACCCCACACAATTTATTTCCCGTACTCAATTACTCTACAGCTCTTAAGAGAATACTTCATTTACGGCCAACCACATTCCTCGTTTCAAGATCTCGGTCATTTAAACAAACATGAAATGCATCCAATCTTACTAGTACACTGCAACACCTTTTGACCTGTTTCTTTTCCTTTTATGTAAATCCCGCACAGTCCTTTAGGGGTATCTTTCATTTCCCTTATAAGTCCACCCTACTGTTTATTCGTTTTCGTATTTACGCACCTGTATATAAATGGTAAATTGAACTTGTCGACAAAGGGGTCCCGTATTACGGCAGGAGGTTTGGAATATGAAAAAACATCTAGTTACTAGTGTTTTAGCATTCTGTCTCACAGCTTTTTCGGTACCAAGTGCTTTTGCTCAAAATCAGATTACGTATAAAGATGAAATCCTAAGTATGCAGCCAGATTTAACATCAGCTGAGTTACTTTCTAGTGTTCAAGCTATCGCAAAGAACACAGGCGCTACAGAGGATGCACTTCTAAAAAAAATCTACGAAGAATTAAAACATGATCAAACAAAGAGCAAGGAAGAAAAGCAACAAAGCGGTAAGGTCGGTACAATGGGTAGCAGCGGAGGAACTGTTTCTGTTGGACCAAGTTCCAAAGGAAACTTCTATTACACCGCATCTCAAACCGCCTACATGAATCATGGACACGTGGGCATGTATTACTCAAGCGACGTCATTGTTGAATCTGTACCTGAAACAGGTGTACGGACGATCTCAACCACTCTACGAAAAGTGGATCAAGGAGACGCACAGGTCAAATCGGTTACAACAAGCTCGTCAAACCGTGATAATGCTGCAAACTGGGCATTTAGCCGCGTAGGCATTGATGCATATTCTTATAACTTCGTGACCAACCGTTCGACTTCACATATCGGTGATAAGAACTGTTCCAAACTGGTCTGGTCGGCATATAAATTAAATGGAAACTTAGATTTAGACGTAGATGGCGGGTTAGGAGTATATCCTCGGGATGTCCGGGATGCGCCTGGCACACAGCTCGTCCGGAATATATAAAAAATAATAAGGCGATAAGGACGTAGAACTACGAACTTATTGCCTTGTTTTTATAAGAAGGTGATTACAGTGAAAAAAATAATCTTCTTTTTATTATTGATTACTTTAATCGGTGGATTTTTATATAAAATGTACGGAAGTCAGAATCTCAGTGCTTCTCTTTCTATTGAGAATGAAGCAATCAAACAAGGAAAATTTTTAACTGATAAAAAAGCTGTACTCTATTTTTCAACAACAGCTGACCAAGACATGGATGGAAAAGGAGTAAGCCTTGCCGTATTTATTAATGACAAAGGTGAAGCGGATGCATTTAAGATGAAAGGCTTAGAACTCGGCAGTGTAGCTGCGAGTCAAAATGAAGTTTTGTTAGTCGATAAAAATAAAATTCGTCTAGTCGGAGACACGTATAAAGAGTTTGGTATGGATAAATCCCAGTATACGGGTGAAAGAACAGGATACTTGGAGAAAGAAAAATTATATTTTACTGTTTTCAATACAGGTGTAGGTGCTGACGGTGGGTATAATTCGAATATTCTTTATGGTAATAAGGAGGGCTTTCATAAAGAAAACATTCCCCATTACATTGCCACTTCAGGATTAGATCAAGGTGAGATCGTTGTGTTAACTCAAGATAATCAAAAGGAAGAGTTTCATATCAGAAAAGTGAAGTTGGCAAAGAACGAGATGAATACTCAAGATATTTTAAAAGTTAATCATTCGAAAGAAAGTGATTTTAGCAGCATGTCTCCAATCCTAAGCGACGATTTGTTTTATTATTTTGTGGGACAGAAAACGCTGGGAGAAGTCACAGAAACAATGGATTCAGATATTGTGCTGTATCGGTTCAATAAAAAAACCAAAGCACAAGATGAGTTCATCATTTCTTCTTATAGAAATGAAAGGAATATCACAGCACACTACCCATTCAATATAAAAAACTCCGCTCACTTATATAACAACGTTCTTTACTACGCAAATGGCCTTGGTGAGGTATTTGCTTTTGACACGAAAACCAAGAAAGTAAGCAAAAAATTCTCTATGAGAAACGTTCGAAAAGACGGAGTAAGACATAACGAAGAACTTTTCTATAAAGACGACAATCTCTACGTCGTAAGACATGACGAAAAATTGAAAGAAAAATATTACATCGAACACTATTCCTTAACTCAAGGAAAGAAGATAGAGAATATTAAAATCAATGGATTAAACGACATCCTACAATCGATTAAAGGCAAGTCAATCTACTCTTATGATTTTAAGATGCTAAAATAAAAAAATGTGAG from Bacillus sp. E(2018) encodes the following:
- a CDS encoding alpha/beta hydrolase; the encoded protein is MLHYKTYTHEKNHQWVIFVHGAGGSSSIWYKQLREFKQHFNILLVDLRGHGKSQSDKFLLKKYSFKEVSLDVLEVMDHLKIQKAHFVGISLGTILIQTIAELYPDRVASMTLGGAVTKMNFRSRFLIAMGNLCKSFIPYMWLYSLFAWVIMPKKRHEASRSLFIGEAKKLCQKEFKRWFKLTLKINPFLQSLRKKEIPIPTLYIMGEEDYMFLPPIQAFIDKKKHSKLLTIKDCGHVCNVDQPELFNKSSIEFIRKQIAAAPNAS
- a CDS encoding YajQ family cyclic di-GMP-binding protein, which translates into the protein MAKESSFDIVSQVDLSEVDNAINIATKEITTRYDFKGSKSEITLDKSSEELVLVSDDEYKLEQLKDVLITKLIKRGVPTKNLDYSKIEQASGGTVRQRAKLVTGIDKDNAKKINVLIKNSGLKVKSQVQDDQVRVTAKSRDDLQQIIALVREANLPIDVQFINYR
- a CDS encoding lysophospholipid acyltransferase family protein, translating into MLRTIIWFIYFWGILLKLIPSLNRVKKFYEAGKIEERDRLVDQKVKEWSTSLVKLSGTRVTVSGEEHIPKDTAVLFVSNHQGNFDIPILLGYIQKPKAFISKIEVKKMPFIGTWMEQLNCLFMDRKNVRQSVQAINEGAKLLKTGTSLVIFPEGTRSKGDDMSEFKAGSFKLATKSGVPIIPVTINGSYKIMEQQKFWIKPADVHLTVHPPIYPEQHQDAKELARVSEEIIKNGVKKAVS
- a CDS encoding SLAP domain-containing protein, which codes for MQKLEFESAWDKTIARQDRDEIERVFSKLHSVEDKRQQAVILKTAYNHKKEFLVTVLVNNYSTEPFSLVGKKVLYEEEEHTIGDMDSRYTLEVPPETSMPWTFIFPEAALRSQPSREYGKLIII
- a CDS encoding bifunctional UDP-sugar hydrolase/5'-nucleotidase, translating into MEQSIHIYVTSDIHGYVLPLTYANNEKTEIGLAKTAALIKENVYNHFNTFLIDNGDLIQGTPLTYYHAKIDSSTMNPMVHLLNELNYDAAIIGNHEFNYGLPYLYKTIEESRFPWLSANIVHQGTENLVFGQPYVIKTFECGIKVALLGLTTQYVPNWENPEHIKGLSFLDAVETAKKWVPYLRSKSDVIIVSYHGGFEREIGTGEPTETLTKENQAYQLCMEVEGIDVLLTGHQHRLLEGEVNGVTIIQPGTQGTELGYVEVKVHGEGNSWKVKNKEAKLISASDYEPDQQVLNLIQPYESETQNWLDQALGQVDGDMTITDPMLTRLVDHPFIEFINKVQMEAAGVDISSTALFDDHSKGFSKHITMRDIVSNYVYPNTLKVIEITGRDIKDALERSASYFSVNEEGAPIINPAFSIPKPQHYNYDMWEGVDYTIDLSKPIGDRIVTLMYKEKQIENDSLYEVVMNNYRAGGGGDYPMFKGKRVVKDIPIDMSELMANYILIRGTIQATCNHNWRVKVSSFLKK
- a CDS encoding histidine phosphatase family protein — protein: MIYVVRHGETDLNKEKRLQGRLGFPLNQIGITQAERLREQLKNIRFDYVFSSPQERAIQTAEIATGRKVSIDSRLDVFDLGEADQLKKSEVIFDGFIPDSNRYKRVENINSYVERVFSFLREIEVSYKPDMHILLSGHRCTTGCIGAYFQGIPQDRNLLKYSSDNGQYKTYTF
- a CDS encoding TIGR03943 family protein, translating into MMNKESRDFHTYLRGIILIGFMLLLIGLITTGKLNYYVAPKMHIFVYFAIGILGILGVMQFFRRSDEQHDDACGCGVDHTPKGKPLKHFFIYMIFVIPLLTGFMIPEKAMDSSVAEKRGIRYGTGLYAKPAQKTEEGKVTTTQNIDVEAYLDDPEGYIKEMEKNVKEENPVETYDVTAYYKKFGKEQLAKDKVKVTSDHYLDTMTVLDIYLDKFKGKEIETTGFVYREDGMSENQAVIARFSMNCCSADAVVYGTIIEGDGVAKLKADEWYTVTGTIDETELNKVRLPLVQVESLEKIKPLKDPYVYPSPESLGAY
- a CDS encoding permease produces the protein MKDLATRDVIRKEMIGLLLLAIFIISFLFMEEIKNDSVFDNLPSSIMHVNTVFLSILIEAVPFILLGVFVSALIQTFVTEQHIQRLIPKNPFLGIGVVLFMGIIFPVCECAIIPVVRRLIKKGLPLHLGTVFLLTVPIVNPVVILSTFYAFRNNMAVVYGRIGLALLVAIIIGLIVYWIFRNKDQLRSHIEHGAHDHSHGITMSRWKQTVYHASDEFFDTGKFLIFGAFLASMFQVFINRNDLLELGGNEWSSTGLMMGLAFLLSICSEADAFIAASFGSTFTVGSIIAFLVYGPMLDVKNMLMMFAYFKTRFVFVLMGLITLTVFAVTMVYQFVV